In a single window of the Elaeis guineensis isolate ETL-2024a chromosome 8, EG11, whole genome shotgun sequence genome:
- the LOC105049723 gene encoding nuclear transport factor 2B isoform X1, with translation MDPDAVAKAFVEHYYRTFDSNRAGLANLYQEGSMLTFEGAKTQGAQAIAAKLASLPFQQCLHNISTVDCQPSGPAGGMLVFVSGSLQLAGEQHALKFSQMFHLMPTPQGSFFVLNDIFRLNYA, from the exons ATGGATCCGGACGCGGTGGCGAAGGCGTTCGTCGAGCACTATTACCGGACGTTCGACTCGAACCGGGCGGGGCTGGCGAACCTCTACCAGGAGGGGTCGATGCTGACCTTCGAAGGGGCCAAGACCCAGGGCGCTCAGGCCATCGCCGCCAAGCTCGCCTCCCTCCCTTTCCAGCAGTGCCTCCACAACATCTCCACCGTCGATTGCCAGCCCTCCGGCCCCGCCGGCGGCATGCTCGTCTTCGTCAGCGGCTCCCTCCAGCTCGCTGGCGAGCAGCACGCCCTCAAGTTCAGCCAG ATGTTTCATTTGATGCCAACACCACAAGGAAGCTTCTTCGTGTTGAATGACATCTTCCGGTTGAACTATGCCTGA
- the LOC105049723 gene encoding nuclear transport factor 2A isoform X2 yields the protein MDPDAVAKAFVEHYYRTFDSNRAGLANLYQEGSMLTFEGAKTQGAQAIAAKLASLPFQQCLHNISTVDCQPSGPAGGMLVFVSGSLQLAGEQHALKFSQILCSILLGWN from the exons ATGGATCCGGACGCGGTGGCGAAGGCGTTCGTCGAGCACTATTACCGGACGTTCGACTCGAACCGGGCGGGGCTGGCGAACCTCTACCAGGAGGGGTCGATGCTGACCTTCGAAGGGGCCAAGACCCAGGGCGCTCAGGCCATCGCCGCCAAGCTCGCCTCCCTCCCTTTCCAGCAGTGCCTCCACAACATCTCCACCGTCGATTGCCAGCCCTCCGGCCCCGCCGGCGGCATGCTCGTCTTCGTCAGCGGCTCCCTCCAGCTCGCTGGCGAGCAGCACGCCCTCAAGTTCAGCCAG ATCCTATGCAGCATTTTACTCGGTTGGAATTAG